AACTTTCTTCCAAAATAATGACTAAATTTTTCGGTTTGCCTTGATAGGTAGCTTGGTTATGGGTCAAGGTTGGAAGTGCGGTCGAAATATAATCCGTTTCTGCACGTCCACGCGCTTGTTTTAAGGTATCGACAACCTCCGCCAATTCCATTTTGCCATAGATCTCTGATGAATTTTCTTCATCTTTCATTTGTTGCACTGCAAAAATCACCGAATACCCAGAATTTAATACCAACGAATTCACTAAAGGATCGGAAGAAAATGCCACCATAGCGGGGTTAATACCGCGGTGTTGGAAGGTTGAACGTCCGCCGATAAAGGTTAAAAGTCCGACAATAACAAAAAAGACGGGACGCCAATACCATTTCGGATAGACCAAATCTTGTGTCACTATGCCAGAGACTTTCCAAAAGAAGGTCGCGAATAGAACAGTTAAAATCGGCGTTGCCACTAACGCGATTAAATGCCCGTTTGCCAACATGGTAAAAACTTCTTTCGGATTAACCAAATATTCCACAAATAAAATATTTGGACGGAAATCATAGGTTTCGATAAATGCTGGAGTGGCAATTTCCATAAAAATAATGAAGACACTCGCGATCGTTAACCACAAGCGAATAAACACTAACGCGGCGTTGCCGACCGCATGATTACCGGTAAGAAAAAATGCCACCACAATCGGTACGGAAAACAACCAACACAAGCTGGATACGTCAATTCGTACACCTTGCAGCAACAGCTGTCCCCAACCGTCAACCGCATTAACCCGCTCGCTTTGCCATAATCCTAAACCGATTCGGCTAAGCGAGAGAATGATTAAATTCAGTATAAAAAAGATAATGATTGGATACATCGGTCCGAGAAAGGCTCTCATGGAAGACATTCAAAAATTCCTTATAAATAAACCTGATTATTGCAAATTAGACGAGCCATCTTGTAATAAGTTCATCTAGGCGAAAAAAATGGATTCTAGTTTACACTAAAATCCACTTTTTTTGACCGCACTTTTATGCTTTTTCTACTTCTAAGCGTTCAAACACCAACACGCGACGCTCCAATTTGCGTAAAAATAGCGTGGCAATTCCGGTAATGATCAAATAAATCAAACCGGCAATTCCATAAATGGTCAACGCATCATATTCCGTTCCGTATAAACGTCTAGCATACCCCATAATATCCAAAATGGTGATTGTGGATGCCAATGAGGTACCTTTAAATACTAAAATAATTTCGTTACTGTAAGAGGGTAACGCGCGTTTTAAGGCAAAAGGGACCAGAATTTTTAAGGTCTGCCAACGCGTTAACCCTAGCGCGACGCAACTTTCCCATTGCCCTTTGGAGATGGCTTTCACCGCGCCATAAAAAAGTTGTGTCGAATACGCCGCACTGTTTAACGCCAACGCTAAAATCGCGCAAAACCAAGCGCTGGACAGCAATGACCATAAGGGTCCTTCCGTAATCCAAGTAAACTGGGCGGGTCCGAAATAAATCAGGAAAAACTGAATAAGCAGCGGCGTTCCGGTAAAAACGGTTAAATAAAGATTAATCAGACGACTTATCGGTTTATTATTCATAGACAATAAAAACGTCAATCCAACCGCTAAGACAAAAGCAATCACCAATGAGGCGACCGTCAACATCAAGCTTGCCGGAATGCCTTGTGCGATAG
This sequence is a window from [Pasteurella] mairii. Protein-coding genes within it:
- the artM gene encoding arginine ABC transporter permease protein ArtM, which produces MFKDYFMTIAQGIPASLMLTVASLVIAFVLAVGLTFLLSMNNKPISRLINLYLTVFTGTPLLIQFFLIYFGPAQFTWITEGPLWSLLSSAWFCAILALALNSAAYSTQLFYGAVKAISKGQWESCVALGLTRWQTLKILVPFALKRALPSYSNEIILVFKGTSLASTITILDIMGYARRLYGTEYDALTIYGIAGLIYLIITGIATLFLRKLERRVLVFERLEVEKA